One Ricinus communis isolate WT05 ecotype wild-type chromosome 2, ASM1957865v1, whole genome shotgun sequence DNA segment encodes these proteins:
- the LOC8274094 gene encoding protein NODULATION SIGNALING PATHWAY 2 — MAMAIDGSFELDFSGCSTTTTSSTENDHDRACNWNDWSPLVDWEALSAHHDDFQDLIESMMEDGGLHQNHETCNSNPNSPSSTDTMAIDEETSGEDFKGLRLIHLLMAAAEALTGVNKSRELARVILVRLKELVSPNDGTNMERLAAYFTDALQGLLEGHGTSTKHLIHNSGPYQHHHHHHQADTLAAFQLLQDMSPYVKFGHFTANQAILEAVSQDKRIHIVDYDIMEGIQWASLMQSLVSRKDGPPTPHLRITALSRGGNSGKRSIGTVQETGRRLVAFAASIGQPFSFHHCRLDSDESFRPSALKLVRGEALIMNCMLHLPHFSYRAPDSVASFLSGSKTLSPRLVTLVEEEVGPVGDGGFVGRFMDSLYHYSALYDSLEAGFPMQSRARALVERVFLGPRIAGSLDRIYRGYGDEEGSSWGEWSSGAGFRPVNISFANHCQAKLLLGLFNDGYRVEELGCNRLVLSWKSRRLLSASIWTSPSSDCDL; from the coding sequence ATGGCCATGGCTATTGATGGGAGCTTTGAGCTTGACTTCTCCGGCTGTAGCACTACCACCACTAGTTCCACTGAAAACGACCATGACCGTGCTTGTAATTGGAACGATTGGTCTCCACTCGTGGACTGGGAAGCCTTGTCAGCTCACCATGATGATTTTCAAGATCTTATTGAGTCTATGATGGAAGATGGTGGATTGCATCAGAATCATGAGACTTGCAACTCAAACCCAAACTCTCCATCATCCACTGATACTATGGCGATAGATGAAGAAACATCTGGCGAAGATTTCAAAGGCTTAAGATTAATCCATCTACTGATGGCAGCAGCTGAGGCACTAACCGGCGTCAATAAAAGCCGCGAACTGGCTCGGGTGATATTGGTTCGGCTCAAAGAATTGGTTTCCCCTAACGACGGAACCAACATGGAAAGATTAGCAGCTTATTTTACTGACGCCTTGCAAGGCTTATTAGAAGGCCACGGCACCAGTACCAAACACTTGATACACAACAGCGGACCATATCAGCATCACCACCACCATCATCAAGCAGACACCCTTGCAGCCTTTCAGTTGCTCCAAGACATGTCTCCATACGTAAAGTTTGGACATTTCACTGCGAATCAAGCAATTCTTGAAGCTGTATCGCAAGATAAAAGAATCCACATCGTTGATTACGATATTATGGAAGGTATTCAATGGGCGTCTTTGATGCAATCACTTGTTTCAAGAAAAGATGGCCCGCCAACTCCACATCTTAGAATTACTGCTTTGTCAAGAGGTGGCAACAGCGGGAAGAGATCGATCGGTACAGTTCAAGAAACGGGCCGTCGTCTTGTTGCTTTTGCCGCTTCTATCGGCCAACcgttttcttttcatcactgTAGATTAGACTCCGACGAGTCGTTTAGACCATCAGCTTTGAAATTAGTCAGAGGAGAAGCACTGATTATGAATTGCATGTTACACCTTCCTCATTTTAGTTACCGGGCACCCGACTCTGTTGCTTCGTTCTTATCCGGATCCAAGACGTTAAGCCCGAGACTAGTTACCCTAGTCGAAGAGGAAGTGGGGCCCGTTGGAGATGGTGGGTTTGTGGGTCGGTTTATGGACTCATTATATCACTATTCTGCGCTGTATGACTCGCTGGAAGCGGGTTTTCCGATGCAGAGTCGGGCACGGGCGTTGGTGGAAAGAGTGTTCTTGGGGCCCAGAATAGCCGGATCATTGGACCGGATATACAGGGGATATGGAGATGAGGAGGGGAGCAGTTGGGGGGAGTGGTCGAGTGGCGCTGGGTTTAGGCCAGTAAATATAAGCTTTGCTAATCATTGCCAAGCAAAGTTGTTGTTAGGGCTGTTCAACGATGGATACAGGGTGGAGGAGTTGGGTTGCAATAGGTTAGTTCTGAGTTGGAAATCTAGACGATTACTCTCTGCTTCCATTTGGACTTCTCCTTCTTCCGACTgtgatttgtaa